The Desulfomicrobium orale DSM 12838 genome includes a window with the following:
- a CDS encoding HPP family protein — protein sequence MRGTTQSPPRVGAGEIFWSWLGAMLGIAAVGLLHVCVLDVTGLPLMLGSFGATAVLVYGAPLSPLAQPRNVVGGHVLSALVGVSAQMAAGQFPWLAGALAVATAIALMHLTKTLHPPGGATALMAVLGGDAVHDLGYAYALLPVGLGAAILVLIALAVNNIPKNRSYPEFWL from the coding sequence ATGCGCGGTACGACGCAAAGTCCTCCCCGCGTCGGAGCGGGAGAGATATTCTGGTCCTGGCTGGGAGCCATGCTGGGAATCGCCGCCGTGGGCCTGCTGCATGTCTGTGTTCTGGATGTCACCGGGCTGCCTCTGATGCTCGGCTCCTTCGGTGCCACGGCGGTGCTGGTGTATGGCGCGCCACTCAGCCCCTTGGCTCAGCCCAGAAACGTAGTGGGTGGGCATGTGCTTTCGGCGCTGGTGGGCGTCTCGGCTCAAATGGCGGCAGGGCAGTTTCCCTGGCTGGCCGGAGCCCTGGCCGTGGCCACGGCCATCGCGCTCATGCATCTGACAAAAACCCTGCATCCTCCGGGCGGAGCCACAGCCCTCATGGCGGTTCTGGGTGGAGATGCGGTCCACGATCTGGGCTATGCCTACGCCCTTCTGCCCGTGGGACTGGGCGCGGCGATCCTCGTGCTCATCGCCCTTGCGGTCAACAACATACCCAAAAACAGAAGCTATCCGGAGTTCTGGCTCTGA
- a CDS encoding branched-chain amino acid ABC transporter permease, with the protein MEEFFQQLTNGLAVGSIYALIALGYTMVYGVMKLINFAHGELFTIGAYLGLTLLISFGLFDKIGPLPSIALLALMVMGLVAVIGVILERAAYRPLRHSHRLSAVVSALGASIFFQNAIKAVYGPHFRVYPHDILPKAVINVFGLGVPAVRIAMFLAALLLMAGLYFFIQKTRTGTAIRATAIDQGAARLMGINVDRVIMLVFCIGPALGGAAGLMVGLYYGQINFDMGWIYGLKAFTAAILGGIGNIPGAMVGGLLLGVIEALGAAYISIAWKDAISFCVLILILIIRPKGLLGERVAEKV; encoded by the coding sequence ATGGAAGAATTTTTCCAGCAACTGACCAACGGCCTGGCCGTGGGCAGCATCTACGCCCTCATCGCTCTGGGATACACCATGGTTTACGGCGTCATGAAGCTGATCAACTTCGCCCACGGCGAACTGTTCACCATCGGCGCCTACCTCGGCCTGACCCTGCTCATTTCCTTCGGCCTGTTCGATAAAATCGGCCCTCTGCCATCCATCGCCCTGCTGGCGCTCATGGTCATGGGTCTGGTGGCCGTCATCGGCGTCATTCTGGAACGCGCGGCCTACCGGCCTCTGCGCCATTCCCACCGGCTCTCCGCCGTTGTTTCCGCCCTGGGCGCGTCCATATTTTTCCAGAACGCCATCAAGGCCGTCTACGGGCCGCACTTCCGGGTCTATCCCCACGACATCCTGCCCAAGGCTGTGATCAACGTCTTCGGCCTCGGTGTGCCCGCGGTCCGCATAGCCATGTTTCTGGCCGCCCTCCTGCTCATGGCCGGACTGTACTTCTTCATCCAAAAAACCAGGACCGGCACGGCCATCCGCGCCACGGCCATCGATCAAGGCGCAGCCCGGCTCATGGGCATCAATGTGGACCGGGTGATCATGCTGGTCTTCTGCATCGGCCCGGCACTGGGCGGGGCAGCCGGCCTCATGGTGGGGCTCTATTACGGCCAGATCAACTTCGACATGGGCTGGATTTACGGCCTCAAAGCCTTTACCGCCGCCATTCTGGGCGGCATCGGCAACATTCCCGGAGCCATGGTCGGCGGTCTCCTGCTCGGCGTCATCGAGGCCCTGGGTGCGGCGTACATCTCCATCGCCTGGAAGGACGCCATCTCCTTCTGCGTGCTCATCCTGATCCTCATCATCCGCCCCAAGGGACTTCTGGGCGAACGCGTGGCGGAGAAAGTATGA
- a CDS encoding heavy metal translocating P-type ATPase, which translates to MSFSSSRISIGGMHCAACSARIERVIGGMPGVDGVEVSLPAAEMRVRFDPQSIALNEILTRVRALGFEAEPPTSAAQASFRIGGMHCAACSARIERVIGGMPGVDGVEVSLPAAEMRVRFDPQSIALNEILTRVRALGFEAEPPTSAAQASFRIGGMHCAACSARIERLASRMEGMREAVVNLGTGEGRFVFDPARLSLRTLREAIQNAGFTVEPLRPEKVDDQEHRMLAALAGQKRDVIRIMLFALPLLLLSMGHMWGMPLPRTLDPAHAPGIFALAQLLLTMPVVWSGRQFYVRGFPALIRRAPNMDSLVAVGTGAALAYSLWNTVEIWLGVSPHERAMDLYYESAAVLLAMISLGKYFEARSVFRTTDAVRALMHLAPDTAALVDGETERPVAVAEIEPGDLLRIRPGERIPVDGEVAEGESHVDESMLTGEPLPVRRAPGDRIFGGTLNTTGALVMRALHVGEDTVLARIVRLVRDAQGSKAPIANLADTISFYFVPTVMSLALLAGLSWYIFSDEGFSFALRIAVSVLVIACPCAMGLATPTSIMAGTGRGAQLGVLIKSGRALQRAGELTAIVFDKTGTLTVGKPALAGIWTPDGQDGNAPLRLAAAVERLSEHPLARAVTAACDGPVPEAGDFQAVPGQGVTARVEERGVAIGNERLMNSLGVELKGAREARERMEDDGATVIHVAVDGRLAALLGISDAIRPEAASVVEALGKMGIEARLVTGDAERPALAVARQAGIKAVEAGVLPEHKAAAIRKLQAEGHVTGMAGDGINDAPALAAADLGIAMGSGMDVALESGDVVLMSEDLSGLLTALHLGRAVMTNIRQNLFWAFAFNTIGIPVAMGLPHLFGGPVMNPMLAGTAMAMSSVMVVSNALRLRFFTPGHAR; encoded by the coding sequence ATGTCTTTTTCTTCTTCCCGCATATCCATTGGCGGCATGCACTGCGCGGCCTGCTCCGCCCGGATCGAGCGCGTGATCGGAGGGATGCCCGGCGTGGACGGCGTCGAAGTGAGCCTGCCCGCCGCGGAAATGCGGGTCCGTTTCGATCCCCAGTCCATTGCTCTGAATGAGATTCTCACCCGCGTACGGGCTTTGGGCTTTGAGGCCGAGCCCCCCACCTCCGCCGCCCAGGCGTCCTTCAGAATCGGCGGCATGCACTGCGCGGCCTGCTCCGCCCGGATCGAGCGCGTGATCGGAGGGATGCCCGGCGTGGACGGCGTCGAAGTGAGCCTGCCCGCCGCGGAAATGCGGGTCCGTTTCGATCCCCAGTCCATTGCTCTGAATGAGATTCTCACCCGCGTACGGGCTTTGGGCTTTGAGGCCGAGCCCCCCACCTCCGCCGCCCAGGCGTCCTTCAGAATCGGCGGCATGCACTGCGCGGCCTGCTCCGCCCGGATCGAGCGATTGGCCTCGCGGATGGAGGGCATGCGCGAGGCTGTCGTCAATCTGGGCACGGGTGAGGGCCGGTTTGTATTCGATCCGGCCCGGCTGTCCTTGCGCACCCTGCGCGAAGCCATCCAGAACGCCGGCTTCACCGTGGAGCCGCTCCGCCCGGAAAAGGTGGACGACCAGGAACACCGCATGCTGGCCGCCCTGGCCGGGCAAAAGCGCGACGTGATCCGGATCATGCTCTTCGCCCTGCCCCTTCTCCTTCTGTCCATGGGGCACATGTGGGGCATGCCTCTGCCCCGGACGCTGGACCCCGCACATGCGCCCGGCATCTTCGCTCTGGCCCAGCTTCTTCTGACCATGCCCGTGGTCTGGAGCGGGCGGCAGTTTTACGTGCGGGGCTTCCCGGCCCTGATCCGCCGGGCGCCGAACATGGATTCCCTGGTGGCCGTAGGTACGGGCGCGGCCCTGGCCTATTCCCTGTGGAACACCGTGGAAATCTGGCTCGGCGTGAGCCCCCACGAGCGGGCCATGGACCTTTACTACGAATCCGCAGCCGTGCTTCTGGCCATGATTTCCCTCGGCAAATACTTCGAGGCCAGATCCGTATTCCGGACCACGGACGCGGTGCGCGCCCTCATGCATCTGGCCCCGGACACGGCGGCGCTGGTGGATGGAGAAACCGAGCGGCCCGTGGCCGTGGCCGAAATCGAACCCGGCGACCTGCTTCGCATCCGCCCCGGCGAGAGGATACCCGTGGACGGTGAAGTGGCCGAGGGGGAAAGCCATGTAGACGAGTCCATGCTGACGGGAGAGCCTCTGCCCGTGCGGCGCGCTCCCGGCGACCGGATTTTCGGCGGCACCCTGAACACCACCGGCGCGCTGGTCATGCGCGCCCTGCATGTGGGCGAGGACACGGTGCTGGCCCGCATCGTCCGGCTGGTGCGCGACGCTCAGGGCTCCAAGGCCCCCATCGCCAATCTGGCCGATACCATCAGTTTCTATTTCGTGCCCACGGTCATGTCGCTGGCTCTGCTGGCGGGCCTCTCCTGGTATATCTTCAGCGACGAGGGTTTCTCTTTCGCCCTGCGCATCGCCGTTTCGGTGCTGGTCATCGCCTGCCCCTGCGCCATGGGGCTGGCCACGCCCACGTCCATCATGGCCGGCACGGGCCGCGGAGCGCAGCTCGGAGTGCTGATCAAGTCCGGCCGGGCCCTGCAACGGGCGGGAGAACTCACGGCCATAGTCTTCGACAAGACCGGCACCCTGACCGTGGGCAAGCCCGCTCTCGCCGGAATCTGGACGCCGGACGGACAGGACGGAAACGCTCCTCTGCGCTTGGCCGCCGCAGTGGAACGCCTTTCAGAGCATCCTCTGGCCCGGGCGGTGACGGCCGCCTGCGACGGGCCCGTACCCGAGGCCGGAGACTTCCAGGCAGTGCCCGGCCAAGGCGTGACCGCCCGCGTGGAAGAACGCGGCGTGGCCATCGGCAACGAACGGCTGATGAACTCTCTGGGCGTGGAACTGAAAGGAGCGCGGGAAGCGCGGGAGCGGATGGAGGACGACGGGGCCACGGTGATCCATGTGGCCGTGGACGGACGTCTGGCCGCCCTTCTGGGAATCAGCGACGCCATCCGTCCTGAAGCCGCTTCCGTTGTGGAGGCCCTCGGGAAAATGGGCATCGAGGCGCGGCTGGTGACCGGCGATGCCGAACGCCCGGCCCTGGCCGTGGCCCGCCAGGCGGGCATCAAGGCCGTCGAAGCCGGAGTGCTGCCCGAACACAAGGCTGCGGCCATCCGGAAACTTCAGGCCGAAGGCCATGTGACGGGCATGGCCGGCGACGGCATCAACGACGCCCCGGCCCTGGCCGCCGCCGATCTGGGCATAGCCATGGGCTCGGGCATGGACGTGGCGCTGGAATCCGGGGACGTGGTGCTCATGTCCGAAGATCTGTCCGGCCTGCTCACGGCCCTTCATCTGGGCCGCGCGGTCATGACCAATATCCGGCAGAATCTTTTCTGGGCCTTTGCCTTCAATACCATCGGCATACCCGTGGCCATGGGGCTCCCGCACCTGTTCGGCGGGCCGGTCATGAACCCCATGCTGGCCGGGACAGCCATGGCCATGAGTTCGGTCATGGTGGTCAGCAACGCGCTGCGGCTGCGCTTTTTCACGCCGGGGCACGCGCGTTGA
- a CDS encoding PLDc N-terminal domain-containing protein: MKIGGLMGLIVLVLDVWAIIKIVQSSASAMNKAIWIVLILALPVLGFIIWFLFGPK, from the coding sequence ATGAAAATCGGCGGACTGATGGGGCTTATCGTCCTTGTACTGGACGTATGGGCCATCATAAAAATCGTACAGAGCTCGGCCAGCGCCATGAACAAGGCCATCTGGATCGTGCTCATCCTCGCACTTCCCGTTCTGGGATTCATCATCTGGTTCCTGTTCGGGCCGAAGTAA
- a CDS encoding branched-chain amino acid ABC transporter permease, with translation MAAIPAFALVMAACPFFLNAYWIELLNNVGLYAILGLSLNIILGHAGLFHMGHAAFYAVGAYATAILNTMYGVPVLWLMPLAGLLAGAFALAVARPIIHLRGDYLLIVTIGIVEIVRIALVNNVFSITGGANGIFGIDRPFLFGFKIAKPMHFFYLIWGFAAATIFLLSRLENSRFGRALRYIKEDEVAAEGSGIDVARYKLAAFAIGAVWAGMTGTIYAAKMTTIAPESFSFAESVVLFSIVILGGAGSIPGVLLGAFLLIGLPEFFRGLEEYRMLVFGAAMILMMIFRNQGLLPPGPKHYDIPARPAGGHQ, from the coding sequence ATGGCCGCGATCCCGGCCTTCGCCCTGGTCATGGCCGCGTGTCCCTTCTTTCTGAACGCCTACTGGATCGAACTGCTGAACAACGTGGGGCTCTACGCCATCCTGGGACTCAGCCTGAACATCATTCTCGGACACGCCGGACTGTTCCACATGGGACATGCCGCCTTCTACGCCGTGGGCGCGTACGCCACAGCCATCCTGAACACCATGTACGGTGTGCCCGTGCTGTGGCTCATGCCTCTGGCGGGTCTGCTGGCCGGAGCCTTCGCCCTGGCCGTGGCCCGGCCCATCATCCACCTGCGCGGCGATTACCTGCTCATCGTGACCATCGGCATTGTGGAAATCGTGCGCATCGCTCTGGTCAACAACGTCTTCAGCATCACCGGCGGGGCCAACGGCATTTTCGGCATCGACCGGCCCTTTCTGTTCGGCTTCAAAATCGCCAAGCCCATGCATTTCTTCTATCTGATCTGGGGTTTCGCGGCGGCAACCATTTTTCTGCTGAGCCGCCTGGAGAACTCGCGTTTCGGCCGGGCACTGCGCTATATCAAGGAAGACGAGGTAGCCGCCGAAGGAAGCGGCATCGACGTGGCCCGGTACAAGCTGGCCGCTTTTGCCATAGGCGCGGTCTGGGCGGGCATGACCGGAACCATCTACGCCGCCAAGATGACCACCATCGCTCCGGAATCCTTCTCCTTTGCCGAATCGGTCGTGCTGTTCTCCATCGTCATCCTGGGCGGAGCGGGCAGCATTCCCGGCGTGCTGCTGGGCGCGTTTCTGCTCATCGGCCTGCCCGAGTTCTTTCGCGGACTGGAAGAATACCGGATGCTGGTCTTCGGCGCGGCCATGATCCTGATGATGATCTTCCGCAATCAGGGTCTGCTGCCGCCCGGTCCCAAACACTACGACATTCCCGCACGCCCGGCCGGAGGACACCAGTGA
- a CDS encoding branched-chain amino acid ABC transporter substrate-binding protein has protein sequence MKKKCCVLGSLLLVLLMWGPAWAKPVRIGLMCPLTGSWASEGQNMKRIVELLVAETNRAGGINGDQVELVIEDDGGDPRQAALAASRLSTKDIVAVIGTYGSSVTEASQNIYAESDIIQIATGSTAIRLTEKKLPFFFRTCPRDDDQGAVAAKVLAALGHSKIAILHDNTSYAKGLADEARALIGKSDQTVVFFDALTPGERDYNAILTKLRTAAPDIIFFTGYYPEVGMLLRQKMEMGWDVPILGGDATNNPDLVKIAGSKAARGYMFLSPPVPADLDTPEAKDFLAAYRAAHAGDPGSVWAVLAGDAYRALVQAIAATGDTAPDKLAAYLKNDLKDFSGLTGKISFNEKGDRVGDLYRVYEVDADGKFVPRP, from the coding sequence ATGAAGAAAAAATGTTGCGTCCTCGGATCTCTGCTTCTGGTTCTGCTCATGTGGGGACCGGCCTGGGCCAAACCCGTCCGCATCGGCCTCATGTGCCCCCTGACCGGCTCCTGGGCCAGCGAGGGGCAGAACATGAAACGGATCGTGGAGCTGCTCGTGGCCGAAACCAACAGGGCTGGCGGCATCAACGGCGACCAGGTGGAGCTTGTCATCGAGGATGACGGCGGTGATCCCCGACAGGCCGCCCTGGCCGCCTCCCGCCTGAGCACCAAAGACATTGTGGCCGTCATCGGCACTTATGGCTCCTCCGTGACCGAGGCCTCCCAGAATATCTACGCCGAATCGGACATCATCCAGATAGCCACCGGCTCCACGGCCATCCGCCTGACGGAAAAGAAGCTGCCCTTCTTCTTCCGCACCTGCCCCCGCGACGACGATCAGGGCGCTGTGGCCGCCAAGGTCCTGGCCGCTCTGGGACACTCGAAAATCGCCATTCTGCATGACAACACCTCCTACGCCAAGGGTCTGGCCGACGAAGCCCGCGCCCTGATCGGAAAGTCCGATCAGACCGTGGTTTTTTTCGACGCCCTGACTCCCGGCGAGCGCGACTACAACGCCATCCTGACCAAGCTCAGAACCGCCGCCCCGGACATCATCTTCTTCACGGGCTACTACCCGGAGGTGGGGATGCTGCTGCGCCAGAAGATGGAAATGGGCTGGGACGTGCCCATACTCGGCGGCGACGCCACCAATAATCCCGATCTGGTCAAGATCGCGGGCAGCAAGGCCGCCCGGGGCTACATGTTCCTGAGCCCGCCCGTGCCCGCCGATCTGGACACTCCCGAAGCCAAGGATTTCCTGGCCGCCTACAGGGCCGCTCATGCCGGCGATCCCGGTTCCGTCTGGGCCGTACTGGCCGGAGACGCCTACAGGGCTCTGGTCCAGGCCATTGCGGCAACCGGCGACACGGCTCCCGACAAACTCGCCGCCTATCTGAAGAACGATCTGAAAGATTTCTCCGGGCTGACCGGAAAAATCTCCTTCAATGAAAAGGGCGACCGTGTGGGCGACCTGTACCGCGTGTACGAGGTCGATGCCGACGGAAAATTCGTGCCCCGGCCATGA
- a CDS encoding NAD(P)-dependent alcohol dehydrogenase, with the protein MKGFAMLGIGKTGWIEKSDPVCGPMDALCRPLALAPCTSDVHTVWEGAIGDRKDMILGHEGCGVVVKVGELVKDFKPGDRVIVPAITPDWNSLEAQAGFQMHSNGMLGGWKFSNFKDGLFGTLFHVNDADGNLALLPDSIPTGEACMLSDMVPTGFHGAELADVQFGDIVLVIGIGPVGLMSVAGANLKGASRIFAVGTREVCREAAAFYGATELIGYKEGPIDAQVMKMTDGKGVDKIIIAGGTVDTFSEAVKCLKPGGKIGNVNYLGSGEHICIPRVEWGVGMGHKNINGGLMPGGRLRMEKLASLVSCGKLNLSRLITHRFSKFEDIEEALMLMKDKPKDLIKPVVVLEN; encoded by the coding sequence ATGAAAGGTTTTGCGATGCTGGGTATTGGAAAGACCGGCTGGATTGAAAAATCCGATCCGGTATGCGGGCCGATGGATGCCTTGTGTCGGCCGCTGGCTCTGGCTCCATGTACTTCGGATGTGCACACTGTCTGGGAGGGCGCCATAGGCGATCGCAAGGACATGATTCTGGGGCACGAGGGCTGCGGAGTGGTCGTCAAGGTCGGAGAACTCGTCAAGGACTTCAAACCGGGAGACAGAGTCATTGTGCCGGCTATCACTCCTGACTGGAACTCCCTGGAGGCGCAGGCCGGTTTCCAGATGCATTCAAACGGAATGCTGGGCGGGTGGAAGTTCTCCAACTTCAAGGATGGGCTCTTTGGAACGCTGTTCCATGTCAACGACGCGGACGGCAATCTGGCCCTTCTGCCCGATTCGATTCCGACCGGCGAAGCCTGCATGCTGTCGGACATGGTGCCGACGGGTTTCCATGGCGCGGAACTGGCCGATGTCCAGTTCGGTGACATCGTTCTGGTCATCGGCATCGGCCCGGTGGGTCTGATGAGCGTCGCCGGAGCCAACCTGAAGGGCGCATCGCGGATTTTTGCTGTGGGAACGAGGGAGGTCTGCCGGGAGGCTGCCGCTTTTTACGGAGCCACAGAACTCATCGGTTACAAGGAAGGACCCATCGACGCCCAGGTGATGAAAATGACCGACGGCAAGGGTGTGGACAAAATCATCATCGCCGGGGGCACTGTCGATACCTTCAGCGAAGCCGTGAAGTGTCTCAAGCCGGGCGGTAAGATCGGCAATGTCAATTACCTGGGCTCAGGCGAACATATCTGCATTCCGCGTGTGGAATGGGGTGTGGGCATGGGGCACAAAAACATCAACGGCGGCCTGATGCCCGGCGGCCGGTTGCGCATGGAAAAACTGGCCAGTCTTGTGAGCTGCGGAAAGCTCAATCTGTCCAGACTGATCACGCACAGGTTCTCCAAGTTCGAGGATATTGAAGAAGCCCTGATGCTGATGAAGGACAAGCCGAAGGACCTCATCAAGCCGGTTGTGGTTCTGGAAAACTGA
- a CDS encoding CBS domain-containing protein, with amino-acid sequence MSPIIPLELSEADIVEAMRALQGYVDITPGAFREIYHSAYTHAMQRLRNSIRAEDIMSSPAHCLESGQDAASAARFLAEKGISGAPVVDEKGVVCGVISEKDFLRRMGLASHVSFMQVVSRCLGTSECLVSKMRTLKLAELMTTPPVTAGKELTAAEISTLLAEKSINRLPICDAEGRPVGIVTRTDLISALCV; translated from the coding sequence ATGAGTCCGATCATCCCATTGGAACTTTCCGAAGCGGACATCGTGGAAGCCATGCGCGCCTTACAGGGCTATGTGGACATCACGCCCGGAGCGTTCCGCGAGATTTACCATTCCGCCTATACCCACGCCATGCAGCGGCTGCGCAACTCCATCCGGGCCGAGGACATCATGAGTTCACCCGCCCATTGCCTGGAATCCGGCCAGGATGCCGCGAGCGCCGCCAGATTTCTGGCGGAAAAAGGCATCAGCGGCGCGCCGGTGGTGGATGAAAAGGGAGTGGTGTGCGGGGTTATTTCGGAGAAAGATTTCCTGCGCCGCATGGGCCTCGCAAGCCATGTTTCCTTCATGCAGGTGGTGTCCCGCTGCCTGGGCACTTCCGAATGTCTGGTCTCGAAGATGCGCACCCTCAAGCTGGCGGAGCTCATGACCACCCCACCGGTCACGGCCGGAAAAGAGCTCACGGCGGCCGAGATATCCACCCTGCTCGCGGAAAAGTCCATCAATCGCCTGCCCATCTGCGACGCCGAAGGCCGGCCGGTAGGCATCGTGACCAGGACGGACCTGATCAGCGCCTTGTGCGTGTAG
- a CDS encoding DUF883 family protein produces MAAKDENTLDSLKEELQSLQKQFSELAKSFKDAGVEKSSELTAKLEKELEKYQKLASEKVQKAYDAGSAGVEEVSERVRQNPLGSVLIAFGAGYILSKLIRLTR; encoded by the coding sequence ATGGCAGCCAAAGACGAAAACACCTTGGACTCCCTGAAGGAAGAACTCCAGAGCCTGCAGAAGCAGTTCAGCGAGCTGGCCAAGTCGTTCAAGGACGCGGGAGTCGAGAAATCCTCGGAACTGACCGCCAAGCTGGAAAAAGAACTGGAAAAGTACCAGAAACTGGCTTCGGAAAAAGTCCAGAAAGCCTACGACGCCGGCAGCGCGGGAGTCGAAGAAGTCAGCGAACGGGTGCGGCAGAATCCGCTGGGAAGCGTGCTCATCGCTTTCGGGGCGGGATACATTCTGTCAAAACTCATTCGCCTCACCAGGTAA
- a CDS encoding DUF3568 domain-containing protein, with amino-acid sequence MRNMMKLALLAFFLSSGCATLLVGGAAAVGTYTYAMGQLKHTYAVSLDRSYKATLAACKSLKLPIAKTEKELSSASVTCKDGDTDVWISLKSLPENPKHTEISVRVGVLGDEAASKKIHEAIRAKL; translated from the coding sequence ATGCGCAACATGATGAAGCTGGCGTTGCTGGCGTTCTTTCTGAGCAGCGGGTGCGCCACGCTGCTGGTGGGCGGGGCCGCCGCCGTGGGCACCTACACGTACGCCATGGGGCAGTTGAAACACACTTACGCCGTCAGCCTGGATCGTTCCTACAAGGCGACTCTGGCTGCTTGTAAATCCTTGAAGCTGCCCATCGCCAAGACCGAGAAAGAACTGAGCTCCGCCTCCGTGACCTGTAAAGACGGCGATACGGATGTGTGGATTTCTCTGAAGAGCCTGCCGGAAAACCCCAAGCACACGGAGATCTCCGTGCGTGTCGGAGTTCTGGGTGACGAAGCCGCGTCCAAAAAGATTCACGAGGCCATCCGGGCCAAGCTGTAG
- a CDS encoding ABC transporter ATP-binding protein, with product MLLKIENLRVGYGNVEALHGIDLEVNEGEIVTILGANGAGKSTTLNAISGLARITGGGIYFQGKALHRLPAHEIVRLRITQSPEGRRVFSTLTVEENLLLGAFTSSSAERTESTRKRIYDLFPRLKERRRQLAGTLSGGEQQMLAIGRALMADPKILLLDEPSLGLAPILVKSIFNTVREINRSGVTVILVEQNAKAALKLADRGYVMEVGNMVLSGRADSLLRNEQVRRAYLGGGREDHPN from the coding sequence ATGCTGCTCAAAATCGAAAATCTGCGCGTCGGTTATGGGAACGTGGAAGCCCTGCACGGCATCGACCTGGAAGTGAACGAAGGCGAGATCGTGACCATCCTGGGGGCCAACGGCGCAGGCAAATCCACCACCTTAAACGCCATCAGCGGGCTGGCGCGAATCACCGGAGGCGGCATCTATTTTCAGGGCAAGGCCCTGCACAGGCTGCCGGCCCACGAAATTGTCCGCCTCAGGATCACTCAGAGCCCCGAAGGCCGCCGGGTCTTCTCCACCCTCACAGTGGAAGAGAATCTGCTGCTCGGCGCGTTCACCTCGTCCAGCGCCGAACGCACGGAGAGCACCCGCAAGCGGATTTACGACCTCTTTCCCCGCCTGAAGGAACGGCGCAGGCAACTGGCCGGAACCTTGAGCGGCGGAGAACAGCAGATGCTGGCCATCGGCAGGGCGCTCATGGCCGACCCGAAAATTCTGCTTCTGGACGAACCGAGCCTCGGCCTGGCCCCCATCCTGGTCAAATCCATCTTCAACACGGTACGCGAGATCAACCGCTCCGGCGTCACGGTCATCCTGGTGGAGCAAAACGCCAAGGCCGCCCTGAAACTGGCCGACCGGGGCTACGTCATGGAAGTGGGCAACATGGTTCTGTCCGGCCGGGCCGACAGCCTGCTCCGGAACGAACAGGTCCGCCGGGCCTATCTGGGCGGCGGACGTGAAGACCATCCCAATTGA
- a CDS encoding ABC transporter ATP-binding protein has translation MSLLRIENLSKSFGGLMAVSEVSFEVEAGTVVGLIGPNGAGKTTVFNLITGNYRPDSGSVIFDGENLTGHPAHAIVEKGIARTFQAIRLFQNMSLLENVLAGRHCRMRAGALAAMLRTPAQRREEKEAIARAMDELRFVGLEDRWQNPAGSLAYGNQRLLEIARALASGPRLIVLDEPAGGMNDRETRELVHLIRAIRDRGVTVILIEHDMGLVMRVCSSLVVLEHGVGIASGTPEEIQADPRVIEAYLGAEDYE, from the coding sequence GTGAGCCTGCTGCGCATCGAAAACCTGAGCAAAAGCTTCGGCGGTCTCATGGCCGTCAGTGAAGTCAGCTTCGAGGTGGAAGCCGGGACAGTGGTCGGCCTCATCGGCCCCAACGGCGCGGGCAAGACCACGGTTTTCAATCTGATTACCGGCAACTACCGCCCCGATTCCGGCTCGGTGATCTTTGACGGCGAGAACCTGACGGGGCACCCCGCCCATGCCATTGTGGAAAAAGGCATCGCCCGCACCTTCCAGGCCATCCGCCTGTTCCAGAACATGAGTCTGCTGGAGAACGTGCTGGCCGGACGCCATTGCCGGATGCGCGCGGGAGCCCTCGCGGCCATGCTGCGTACGCCCGCCCAGCGCCGGGAGGAAAAGGAAGCCATAGCCCGGGCCATGGATGAACTGCGTTTCGTGGGCCTGGAAGACCGGTGGCAGAACCCGGCCGGGAGCCTGGCTTACGGCAACCAGCGCCTGCTGGAAATCGCCCGGGCGCTGGCCTCCGGGCCCCGGCTCATTGTTCTGGACGAACCGGCCGGAGGCATGAACGATCGGGAAACCAGGGAACTCGTTCATCTTATCCGCGCCATCCGGGACCGGGGCGTGACCGTGATTCTCATCGAGCACGACATGGGGCTGGTCATGCGCGTCTGCTCCTCTCTGGTGGTGCTGGAACACGGCGTCGGGATCGCCTCCGGCACGCCCGAGGAAATCCAGGCCGATCCGCGGGTCATTGAAGCCTATCTCGGTGCCGAAGACTACGAGTAA